Proteins from one Bactrocera neohumeralis isolate Rockhampton chromosome 3, APGP_CSIRO_Bneo_wtdbg2-racon-allhic-juicebox.fasta_v2, whole genome shotgun sequence genomic window:
- the LOC126753183 gene encoding facilitated trehalose transporter Tret1-like, whose product MLFNMCKSSEGVFSSAYRMQLFAAASVTIITFCNGIAIGWFAPMLAKLQSPTESPLDFVATVEQGSWIGSLLCVGGLTGNLLFGVLMDAVGRKACIYLLAVPHILSWILIYVAPSIEYLYAARFSSGMTGGGNWVVVPIFIGEIADPIIRGRLTSLFTLALNAGMLVGYIFSSYVPYHIIPMAVILLPVLYLVIALYFPETPSYLLRCEREEEAEKSLKFYLNNKTSTKLELEQFNIKYAELKSAVKQQRAQSEAVTLRDFFTKRSLRAFGIANAVVFINIATGSFALLSYMSTIFSAVKTEINPDTNTVMIGVVQILGAYIAMIVVDRFGRKVLLLVSTASTGICLAAFGTYAFLVEEANVDLTAYSSWLPLVLMALIILTANVGLIPVAAVIIVEILPTKIRAKGVSFCVALMSVFAFTLLKVFPLCMEAFGLAKTIWACAAFAALGLLYIAIFVPETKGKSMDEDVDQ is encoded by the exons ATGCTGTTCAACATGTGCAAGAGTTCAGAGGGCGTTTTCAGCAGTGCCTATCGCATGCAATTATTCGCGGCGGCAAGTG TAACCATCATAACATTTTGCAATGGCATCGCCATTGGCTGGTTCGCACCCATGTTGGCTAAATTGCAATCGCCCACCGAAAGTCCGCTTGACTTTGTCGCTACGGTGGAGCAGGGTTCATGGATTGGTTCACTGCTTTGTGTCGGTGGCCTTACGGGAAATTTGCTCTTTGGTGTGCTGATGGATGCCGTTGGTCGTAAAGCCTGCATTTATCTGCTCGCAGTACCGCATATA CTATCCTGGATATTAATCTATGTGGCGCCATCCATTGAATATCTGTATGCTGCACGTTTTTCTTCCGGTATGACCGGTGGCGGCAATTGGGTTGTGGTACCGATTTTCATCGGCGAAATCGCAGATCCAAT TATTCGCGGTCGTCTCACCTCACTATTCACGCTCGCCCTCAACGCCGGCATGTTGGTTGGTTATATCTTCTCCTCATATGTACCCTACCACATTATACCGATGGCGGTAATATTGTTGCCGGTCCTCTATTTGGTAATCGCACTCTACTTCCCCGAAACGCCTTCGTATTTGTTGCGTTGTGAAAGGGAGGAGGAAGCAGAGAAatcgttgaaattttatttgaataacaaAACTTCGACTAAACTTGAGCTCGAACAGTTCAATATTAAATATGCGGAATTGAAAAGCGCTGTGAAACAACAAAGAGCACAATCGGAAGCGGTCACACTGCGCGATTTCT TCACGAAGCGCTCGTTACGCGCCTTTGGCATCGCCAATGCAGTCGTTTTCATTAACATAGCGACTGGCAGCTTCGCATTACTTAGCTACATGTCCACGATTTTTTCGGCTGTTAAAACCGAAATCAACCCTGACACGAACACAGTGATGATCGGTGTGGTTCAAATTCTAGGTGCCTATATTGCCATGATTGTGGTCGATCGCTTTGGGCGCAAAGTATTACTCCTCGTTTCGACAGCTTCCACAGGCATCTGCTTGGCAGCTTTCGGTACGTACGCATTCCTAGTGGAAGAAGCAAACGTGGATCTAACAGCGTATAGCTCATGGCTTCCACTCGTACTCATGGCGCTAATCATACTCACAGCGAATGTGGGCCTTATACCAGTGGCTGCAGTTATCATCGTCGAGATTTTGCCGACAAAG ATTCGTGCAAAGGGCGTATCGTTTTGTGTCGCATTAATGAGTGTCTTCGCTTTTACCTTGCTGAAAGTGTTCCCACTATGTATGGAGGCGTTTGGTTTGGCAAAGACTATTTGGGCTTGTGCGGCATTCGCTGCTTTGGGTCTACTATATATAGCGATATTTGTGCCAGAGACGAAAGGCAAGTCTATGGACGAAGACGTAGACCAATAG